The Coregonus clupeaformis isolate EN_2021a chromosome 13, ASM2061545v1, whole genome shotgun sequence genome includes a region encoding these proteins:
- the LOC123492184 gene encoding uncharacterized protein LOC123492184 yields MGPNYMWHADGYDKLKPFGLAISGCIDGFSRKVLWLQCGPTNNNPTVIAHYFMSCVRNLGVIPMRLRTDCGTENGIMAAIQCTLRHHHSDYYSGASSHMYGSSINNQRIESWWSIFRKGRSQFWMELFADLRDAGYFNGSHEHQCLLRYCFGDVIQKDLDECVRLWNSHRIRPSRTAACPGGVPNELYYLPHRFGSRDCGFQSEQAELDALPEASLSMTPCGDPNMQEYLDFAMEHNQLQKPDNWESASELYMKLKEMAQL; encoded by the exons ATGGGACCTAACTATATGTGGCACGCAGATGGTTATGACAAACTTAAGCCGTTCGGTTTGGCCATTTCGGGATGCATAGATGGATTTTCACGTAAAGTATTGTGGCTTCAATGTGGACCAACAAATAATAACCCAACAGTGATTGCTCACTATTTCATGTCATGTGTGCGAAACCTCGGTGTCATCCCCATGAGACTGAGGACTGATTGCGGCACTGAGAACGGCATAATGGCTGCAATTCAATGTACCCTACGCCACCATCACAGTGACTACTACTCTGGAGCGTCCAGCCACATGTACGGCTCATCTATAAATAACCAGCGTATTGAGTCCTGGTGGTCTATATTTAGAAAGGGAAG GTCTCAGTTCTGGATGGAGTTATTTGCCGACCTTAGAGATGCCGGATACTTCAACGGGAGTCATGAGCATCAATGCCTATTGAGATATTGCTTTGGTGATGTTATTCAGAAGGACTTGGATGAGTGTGTGAGACTGTGGAACAGCCACAGGATTCGCCCTTCcagaacagcagcatgtccaggagGAGTGCCCAATGAACTCTACTACTTACCACACAG GTTTGGCTCCAGAGACTGCGGATTTCAAAGTGAACAAGCTGAACTGGATGCCCTTCCTGAGGCTAGCCTGTCAATGACTCCTTGTGGGGACCCAAACATGCAGGAGTACTTGGACTTTGCCATGGAACACAATCAGTTACAGAAGCCAGACAACTGGGAGTCTGCATCCGAACTGTACatgaaactaaaagaaatggctcAGCTATGA